The genomic interval aaaagaaaaaaaaagtagtgaCTAGTGATCTCCCAAGTATCAAAACTACCAAATGCCgtaaatgaaaacaaatttgtgatatttaatttagttcttgataaattatttttttgaatacaCCAATCAAAGCAATGAATCTTATTAtcctcttttcatttaatgaattttattgtcttaagaaaaaaaataaagtagtgATCATTGATCTCTCAACTCCCAGGTATTAAAAAGTACCAAATTTAATAGCTGTTgcaaatgaaaacaaattttttattaaacagaTATGAGTTTTAAGTAAACCCTACAATCCATGTGAAAAAAGtcacttatttttaattgctaTATAGACTTTACAtagaaattgtaaaaattcaaTGTTCGAAATTCCGCACCACTAAAACCAAAAATATCGCATCATTGAAAGTAGTGATTATTACAACGGTCAAGTAAAATTAGGGATGGAAAAACAGCTCGGGCTAGCCCATCTTATTCTCACGGGCTTTCACCCGATCTTCTCACATGAGGGTCTGGATAAGggcttaagaaaaaaaacttggGTCAAGCCTAAggactctatttttttttttaaaattataaattagaataataatttaaattttaaaaataatgggaaataaaaaaagtaaacttaaattcctaatttatatatcaataatgaattaaaaaaacttaaaattataatattaaactctcttttaaatgttaattaattaattagagaatccagtatcaaaaaattaaatctctaaacttttatttactttattttttatttattattttattttaaaatatttatttaatttaattcattgttgattataacaacttaattactattaactcattttaaatttacaacaattttaagaaaactaaaaaaaaaaagtaaaaatctaAGTTCGGACAAACCTTACACTTCTTGTCTAATGGGCTTGGGCCTGGACTTGAGAAGTTCAGCCCAAACCCTTAATTTGCCAAACCTAAGAAAAATGAGATGGCAAATTAGAGACATGAGCTTGCAATTTGCAAGTTCGGTCATGCAAGTCCAAAAGCAATTGTCAAGAGACTAAAACAGTCCCTTTAGCAATTTAGAAAGTGGCACTAAGTATACCGCATTcaataatactaaaaaaaaaaaaattgttgtttccaTTGACACTCACTTTAACCATGAACATTATTAATACATCATTCTGCATCAACTAGGTATTTGTATCAATTCCTTTTGAATGaggatgaaaaatcttttcCTGATtacaacattttaaaaaaaagtgttgaatgaattaaactaaaaatgtttgaataatAGTCGACATAAGAGCCACTCTTTGACTTATGTGACCGTATTTTCCAAAAGTCAAAAACgcaatatttgtattttgctATTTGTTGCCTTAAATGTTAAAGAATATGTATTATTTGGATTTGGTGTATCACAAACGTAAGATAAAAAAGAGCCTACCAAAcagttttttcatttttttttaaaatttttgtaaaacaaaataacttgTGAAAGAAGGGTACCAAACAgcccttaatttttttttttctaaaccATGAGGTGGTCTTGAGTGGACCCCAACTGTGagaggcacctttaagcccgtatCACAACCCAGACTAATCCCCGCTCGCACTGGGTCGGCCCGTAAGGAATAAAATACTGGTCAAAGTGGTGACTCCATACGAGAGAGTGCCGAACCACTCGCATCAACCAACTTTGATTAAACAGCCCTTAATTTTACAAACAAACAtcattcttattttcaaaaacaatacaAAATCCAGTTTGAACATTTTGAGCCCAACTGCGGCGTACAAGCAGAGCCGAGAAGGCCAGACTCCAAAGACTAACAGCAGAGCTTACGAACATGAAATGGCTTCAAAAAATCAAACGCCATATGCGTCGTCCCAAGAAGCAATCACGTGCTTTCTCTTCTCTTACATTTACCCAGCAGCAACTAACTGTCCCCTCCTTCCCGCCAAAtccacaaaatttaaaaactctaTGCTCCAACGGTCAACTAACAAAGGCCCTGATAGAAATGGCCACTTTAGGCCTCGAAATGAGATTTGAAGAGTATGACACGCTGTTAAACGCTTGTGTGAACCAAAGAACGCTCAGAGGAGGCCAAAAGGTCCATGCTCACATGATTAAAACTTGCTATCGCCCACCAGTGTATCTCAGAACCAGGTTGATtgtgttttataataaatgcgAGTGCTTGAGTGATGCGAGGAAAGTGTTCGATGAAATGCGTGAGCGGAATGTGGTTTCTTGGACTGCTATGATTTCGGCTTATTCTCAAAAAGCTCATTCATTTGAAGCTTCGAATCTTTTTATTCGGATGTTAAGATCAGGTACTCTTGGATCCTTGCTATTTCTTTTAGGTTTCTTTGCATGCAAGTTACGATTCTGTGGGCTTATGCATGCAGTTTCTCAATCAACCTAATTGCAAAATTAAACACCACATAGGAACTCAACTTAGGGTACGTTCGAGATTGAGGCACTGTggcttttaatttacaaatgcaATGAAATGGAACCATTAGCTATGAAGTATAAGTGTGCATTTATCAAACATTATTCTCGTTGAGCTAATTTATCAGAAGCATAGCAGTTACAGCTTACAAATGCATTCCAAGAGTTAGCCAAGTGCACGTTCGTCGATGAATTACAGTTGGCCAAGTACATGTTTGTTGATGAATTACAGTGCATATTTATATGATGTATCTATGACAATGTTGATTTTGGCAATTCTATAGAACCATAAAGGTGGTGTTTGGAATTTGTTGGgactgaaatttttattatagttgtttaaaaaaactttaaagatCTTATTATCAGAATGATAACTGTTGGTAAGGAGGGAGATCCTCTCAAATGACATGAGACAAAAAACTCTAACACATAAATTTCCATGTAGTTGCTGAAACCactcataaattttaagattttgagTGATCATGTCTGCAAGTCTGTACATGGCATTAGATGAGGGGAggctaattttatttttttctattattggGACCAGTCGATCCCAGAGTTAATTGACGTTAAACTTTCAAACTTGTATTCctgatatttataatagagtGTACATCTCTACAGATACAGAACCTAACGAGTTCACTTTTGCCACTGTACTTACTTCTTGTGCGGGTGCTTTTGGATTTGAGCTGGGAAAACAAATCCACTCTCTCATAATTAAGAGCAATTTTGAATCACATATATATGTTGGGAGCTCACTCCTTGACATGTATGCGAAAGCTGGTAGAATCCATGAAGCTCGAGGAGTATTTGAATGCTTGCCAGAGAGGGATGTTGTTTCTTGTACCGCTATAATTTCTGGTTATGCCCAATTAGGTCTTGACGAAGAGGCAATAGAGCTATTTAGGAAGTTGCAAGTGGAAGGGATGATTTCAAATTACGTTACCTATGCCAGTGTTTTGACAGCATTATCTGGTCTAGCCGCGCTGGGTCATGGTAAACAAGTTCACAGCCATGTTCTTCGGTTTGAAATACCGTCATATGTGGTGCTTCAGAACTCCCTAATAGATATGTACTCAAAATGTGGAAGCCTAACTTACTCGCGAAGAGTGTTTGATAACATGTCTGAGCGAACCGTTATCTCGTGGAATGCAATGCTTGTGGGATACAGTAAACATGGTATGGGAAGAGAGGTGGTTGAGCTCTTCAACTTAatgagagaagaaaataaagttaaaCCTGACAGTGTCACGTATTTGGCTGTTTTATCAGGTTGCAGCCATGGTGGAATGGAAGATAGAGGACTGGCAGTTTTTCATGAGATAGTAGATTGTAAAGATGGGTTTGAACCGGAGATTGAGCATT from Citrus sinensis cultivar Valencia sweet orange chromosome 9, DVS_A1.0, whole genome shotgun sequence carries:
- the LOC102609920 gene encoding putative pentatricopeptide repeat-containing protein At3g13770, mitochondrial, whose product is MKWLQKIKRHMRRPKKQSRAFSSLTFTQQQLTVPSFPPNPQNLKTLCSNGQLTKALIEMATLGLEMRFEEYDTLLNACVNQRTLRGGQKVHAHMIKTCYRPPVYLRTRLIVFYNKCECLSDARKVFDEMRERNVVSWTAMISAYSQKAHSFEASNLFIRMLRSDTEPNEFTFATVLTSCAGAFGFELGKQIHSLIIKSNFESHIYVGSSLLDMYAKAGRIHEARGVFECLPERDVVSCTAIISGYAQLGLDEEAIELFRKLQVEGMISNYVTYASVLTALSGLAALGHGKQVHSHVLRFEIPSYVVLQNSLIDMYSKCGSLTYSRRVFDNMSERTVISWNAMLVGYSKHGMGREVVELFNLMREENKVKPDSVTYLAVLSGCSHGGMEDRGLAVFHEIVDCKDGFEPEIEHYGCVVDMLGRAGRVGEALEFIKNMPFEPTAAILGSLLGACRVHYNVDIGEFVGQRLMEIEPENAGNYVILSNLYASAGRWEDVTRVRELMKEKAVTKDPGRSWIELDQILHTFHASDRSHPMREELSAKVKQLSVKFKEAGYVPDMSCVLYDVDEEQKEKVLLGHSEKLALTFGLIGTPEGAPIRVIKNLRICVDCHNFAKFVSKVYGRKVSLRDKNRFHHIVEGTCSCGDYW